A single genomic interval of Pyruvatibacter sp. HU-CL02332 harbors:
- a CDS encoding flagellin has translation MSEIALSSALRSNLNSLQNTASLLSQTQERLSTGLRVNSAIDNPTSFFTAAGLNNRAQDLSALSDDIGLAVDTLKAADDGIKAITTLVENLKSTANEALTTKIASSSATSTNSTAFTGAQTISTISGVDNGDSFTIQVGTAAAVTINVAATNQSVTALITSISGISGVTASLTSDGKIKIEGTSGEDLVIADVSGSAANSLGVSGTKTNGTNRNSFVTDFNSLRTQIDQLAGDASFKGVNLLQANNDLTVAFNEDQSSSLTISSKLLDTSSGGLNVSAATNSAFATDSNIDAAVAELDAAVSTLRAQSSSFGNNLSIVENRQDFTSNLIKTLETGAGKLTLADTNLEGANLLALQTRQSLGTTALSLASQSDQNVLRLF, from the coding sequence ATGAGTGAAATTGCTCTCTCCAGCGCCCTGCGCTCGAACCTTAACTCTCTCCAGAACACGGCGTCTTTGCTTTCTCAGACTCAGGAACGTCTTTCGACGGGCCTGCGTGTGAACAGCGCTATTGATAACCCGACGTCATTCTTCACTGCTGCCGGCCTGAACAACCGTGCACAGGATCTGTCTGCTCTTTCTGATGACATCGGCCTTGCTGTTGACACACTGAAAGCTGCCGACGACGGCATCAAGGCGATCACGACACTCGTTGAGAACCTTAAGTCCACTGCCAACGAAGCTCTGACAACAAAGATTGCTTCTTCTTCTGCAACCAGCACGAACTCAACTGCGTTCACTGGTGCACAGACGATTTCAACAATCTCTGGTGTCGACAACGGCGACAGCTTCACCATTCAGGTGGGCACTGCTGCTGCTGTCACGATCAACGTTGCTGCAACCAACCAGTCTGTTACTGCTCTTATCACCAGCATCTCCGGCATCTCTGGCGTAACTGCCTCGCTGACGTCTGACGGTAAGATCAAGATTGAAGGCACAAGCGGCGAAGATCTTGTGATTGCTGACGTTTCTGGTTCAGCTGCCAACTCACTGGGCGTTTCAGGTACGAAGACAAACGGCACAAACCGTAACTCTTTCGTGACTGACTTCAACAGCCTGCGTACGCAGATTGACCAGTTGGCTGGTGACGCATCCTTCAAGGGTGTGAACCTTCTTCAGGCCAACAATGACCTGACAGTGGCCTTTAACGAAGACCAGTCTTCCAGCCTGACGATTTCGTCCAAGCTGCTTGACACATCTTCCGGCGGCCTGAACGTCTCTGCTGCTACGAACAGCGCTTTCGCAACTGACAGCAACATCGACGCTGCTGTTGCTGAGCTGGACGCCGCGGTGAGCACGCTTCGTGCACAGTCTTCTTCGTTCGGTAACAACCTGTCGATCGTGGAAAACCGTCAGGACTTCACGTCCAACCTGATCAAGACACTCGAAACAGGTGCTGGCAAGCTCACCCTCGCCGACACCAACCTTGAAGGTGCAAACCTGCTTGCCCTTCAGACACGTCAGTCACTGGGTACCACGGCTCTGTCCCTGGCTTCTCAGTCCGACCAGAACGTCCTGCGTCTGTTCTAA
- a CDS encoding flagellar basal body P-ring protein FlgI: MLFFARKSLSRARTLLALTIAASLLWPVAAQASSRIKDLASVEGIRDNHLVGYGLVVGLDGSGDSLRNAPFTRQSLQSMLERLGVNTRDATLNTNNVAAVMVTGNLPAFGSQGSRMDITVSTLGDASSLLGGTLLVTPLMGADGEVYAVAQGPVAISGFSAEGDGASVKRGVATSGRIPNGAIIEREIAFALEDMSTVRLSLHNPDLTTAQRMANVINTFVGGSTAQATDPSTVSLTVPQKGKGSVVSMLTEIEQLRVAPDSPAKVVIDEASGVIVMGKDVRVSTVAIAQGNLTIRVTETPQVSQPNPFAEQGDTVVVPRTDIQVDDDAENRLGLLREGVTLESLVDGLNSLGVGPRDMISILQTIRAAGALQAELEVL; encoded by the coding sequence ATGTTGTTCTTTGCACGCAAATCACTTTCACGCGCACGCACTCTCCTGGCGCTCACCATCGCAGCTTCCCTGCTGTGGCCGGTCGCAGCCCAGGCGTCGTCGCGCATCAAGGATCTCGCCTCCGTTGAAGGCATCCGAGACAACCATCTGGTCGGCTATGGCCTTGTGGTTGGTCTTGATGGCTCCGGCGACAGCCTGCGGAATGCCCCGTTCACCCGCCAAAGCCTGCAGTCCATGCTGGAACGTCTGGGCGTGAACACCCGCGATGCAACGCTCAACACCAACAACGTGGCCGCTGTCATGGTCACCGGCAATCTGCCTGCCTTCGGTTCCCAGGGCAGCCGTATGGACATTACGGTCTCAACCTTGGGCGACGCGTCCAGCCTTCTGGGCGGCACGCTTCTGGTTACACCGCTCATGGGCGCCGACGGCGAAGTCTACGCGGTAGCACAGGGCCCCGTTGCCATTTCAGGCTTCAGTGCTGAGGGCGATGGCGCCAGCGTAAAGCGCGGTGTTGCCACATCCGGACGCATTCCCAACGGTGCCATCATCGAACGTGAAATTGCCTTTGCGCTCGAAGACATGAGCACGGTGCGTCTTTCCCTGCACAACCCGGATCTCACCACCGCCCAGCGCATGGCCAACGTCATCAACACATTTGTTGGTGGCAGCACAGCCCAGGCGACGGACCCCTCAACGGTATCACTTACCGTGCCACAAAAGGGCAAGGGCAGCGTCGTCAGCATGCTGACGGAAATCGAGCAGCTGCGTGTTGCACCAGACAGCCCTGCCAAGGTCGTGATTGATGAAGCCTCCGGCGTCATTGTCATGGGCAAGGATGTGCGCGTCTCTACTGTTGCCATTGCACAGGGCAACCTGACAATCCGCGTCACCGAAACACCGCAGGTCAGCCAGCCCAACCCCTTTGCGGAACAGGGTGACACTGTTGTTGTGCCCCGCACGGACATTCAGGTGGATGACGATGCAGAAAACCGCCTGGGCCTCCTGCGTGAAGGCGTAACCCTTGAAAGCCTCGTGGACGGTCTCAACTCTCTGGGTGTTGGTCCTCGCGACATGATCTCAATTCTGCAGACCATCCGCGCTGCCGGTGCCCTGCAGGCCGAGCTGGAGGTTCTTTAA
- the flgG gene encoding flagellar basal-body rod protein FlgG — translation MKSLSIAATGMLAQQLNVEVISNNIANMNTTGYKRQRAEFQDLIYQNLRRVGSTSSDAGTVVPTGIQLGVGVKAGSVYRISTQGNLTPTDNTYDLAIQGEGYFRVTLPSGEDAYTRAGAFQLNASGQIVTTDGYELSPSITVPQDVRDVSINSQGQIEAFLDGQTNSTVLGQLEVVRFFNKAGLEARGGSLFTETAASGAPAAATPGSVGYGTLLQGYLETSNVDSVGEITNLISAQRAYEMNAKVITSTDEMLSVASNLR, via the coding sequence ATGAAGTCACTCAGTATCGCAGCCACCGGCATGCTCGCTCAGCAGCTCAATGTCGAAGTGATCTCGAACAACATCGCGAACATGAACACGACCGGCTACAAGCGCCAGCGTGCGGAGTTCCAGGACTTGATCTATCAGAACCTCCGCCGCGTGGGGTCCACCTCATCAGACGCAGGCACCGTGGTGCCGACAGGCATTCAGCTTGGTGTCGGCGTCAAAGCCGGGTCTGTTTACCGCATCTCGACCCAGGGCAACCTTACGCCGACCGACAACACCTATGATCTTGCCATTCAGGGCGAAGGCTATTTCCGCGTCACCCTGCCCTCAGGCGAAGATGCCTATACCCGCGCCGGTGCCTTCCAGCTCAATGCCTCAGGCCAGATCGTCACAACGGACGGCTATGAACTGTCCCCATCCATCACCGTGCCGCAGGACGTGCGCGACGTCTCAATCAACAGCCAGGGCCAGATTGAAGCCTTCCTCGATGGCCAGACCAACTCGACGGTTCTGGGTCAGCTGGAAGTGGTTCGCTTCTTCAACAAGGCCGGTCTTGAAGCACGCGGTGGCAGCCTGTTCACCGAAACTGCCGCCTCAGGTGCCCCTGCTGCGGCAACGCCGGGCTCTGTTGGCTACGGCACATTGCTGCAGGGATACCTTGAAACATCGAACGTGGACTCGGTGGGTGAAATCACCAACCTCATCAGCGCCCAGCGTGCTTACGAGATGAACGCCAAGGTCATCACCTCCACAGACGAGATGCTCTCCGTCGCATCCAACCTCCGCTAG
- a CDS encoding flagellin has product MGDIVLSAGIRSNLLSIQNTAKLLDQTQTRLATGLKVNGAIDDPTAFFTAQGLNNRARDLESLLSSMDQAVQTLDAADQGIKSVIKLIENAKATANQALVTKIKASTATSTNSTAFTGTQTISTIAGVDNGDSFTIQVGTAAAVTVNIAATNQAVSVILASLSGITDVTAYLTTDGKIKIEATNGEDLAITDVSGSAANSLGVSGTSTNGVNRRSFESDFNALRTQMDQLISDASYKGVNLLQATNDLTVFFNEGQTSSLTINSRLLDTSSAGMNISEIVSKAWATDGNISGAIDQLDQAVITLRQQASTFGGNLSVVETRSDFTENMINTLVGGASNLTIADTNEEGANLLALQTRQSLGTTALSLASQADQNVLQLF; this is encoded by the coding sequence ATGGGTGACATTGTACTTTCAGCGGGTATCCGCTCCAACCTTCTGAGCATTCAGAACACCGCGAAGCTTCTTGATCAGACGCAGACGCGTCTGGCAACCGGACTAAAGGTCAACGGTGCCATTGACGATCCCACGGCCTTCTTTACGGCTCAGGGCTTGAACAATCGGGCACGTGATCTGGAGTCTTTGCTGTCATCGATGGATCAGGCCGTTCAGACACTGGACGCAGCAGATCAGGGCATCAAGTCGGTCATCAAGCTGATTGAAAACGCCAAAGCAACCGCCAACCAGGCACTTGTGACAAAGATCAAAGCCTCAACGGCAACGAGCACCAACTCAACCGCCTTTACCGGAACACAAACCATCAGCACCATTGCTGGCGTGGACAATGGCGACAGCTTCACCATTCAGGTCGGCACAGCAGCGGCAGTAACTGTCAATATTGCAGCGACCAACCAGGCTGTTTCGGTCATTCTTGCCAGCCTTTCAGGCATCACAGACGTAACGGCCTATCTGACCACCGACGGCAAGATCAAGATTGAAGCCACAAATGGCGAAGATCTGGCAATTACCGACGTATCTGGCTCAGCAGCAAACAGCCTCGGGGTTTCAGGCACATCAACCAACGGTGTGAACCGCCGCTCCTTCGAGTCTGACTTCAATGCACTGCGGACCCAGATGGACCAGTTGATCTCTGACGCATCCTACAAAGGGGTAAACCTGCTGCAGGCCACCAATGACCTGACGGTTTTCTTCAACGAAGGTCAAACATCCAGCCTGACGATCAACTCTCGTCTGCTTGATACATCCTCCGCTGGCATGAACATTTCAGAGATTGTCTCCAAGGCTTGGGCGACGGATGGCAACATCTCCGGTGCCATTGATCAGCTCGATCAGGCCGTCATTACACTGCGGCAACAGGCGTCCACTTTCGGTGGCAACCTGTCAGTCGTGGAAACAAGGTCTGACTTTACTGAGAACATGATCAATACGCTGGTCGGCGGCGCGTCTAATCTGACAATCGCTGATACAAACGAAGAAGGCGCAAACCTTCTGGCCTTGCAGACCCGTCAGTCCCTGGGTACCACCGCCCTTTCACTGGCATCGCAGGCAGATCAGAACGTGCTGCAGCTCTTCTAG
- a CDS encoding rod-binding protein — translation MDISLPAPVAANPFGQVLPKALAHAPKASTPMSASKEQAMRETAQEFEAVFIGQMTEAMFAGLETEEPFGGGHAEKMWRSQLSQEMGRSISASGGIGIAESVYRSMIAQQEAALNPLPQPTPPPQAAAAAYAN, via the coding sequence ATGGATATCTCCCTCCCCGCGCCTGTCGCTGCAAATCCGTTCGGTCAGGTTCTGCCAAAGGCTCTGGCCCATGCCCCCAAGGCATCCACGCCCATGTCCGCGTCCAAGGAACAGGCCATGCGCGAAACGGCGCAGGAATTCGAAGCGGTCTTTATCGGTCAGATGACAGAAGCCATGTTCGCCGGTCTTGAAACCGAGGAACCATTTGGTGGCGGCCACGCTGAAAAGATGTGGCGCTCTCAGCTGTCTCAGGAAATGGGTCGCTCCATCAGCGCGTCCGGCGGCATCGGCATCGCAGAGTCCGTTTACCGCTCCATGATCGCGCAGCAGGAAGCAGCCCTTAATCCGCTGCCGCAACCTACACCGCCACCACAAGCTGCTGCAGCGGCATACGCCAACTAG
- a CDS encoding flagellar protein FlaG, translating to MESISGPRPIVDPITAPRAATPSGLVTAGAKSVPPVERTNGSQNQTTQQQDPALLRKAVETLEKRLPVNVSLDITYDETIKREVVRGTSNVTGETVMEFPTEQMQKLIRGLREELGLTVDQQV from the coding sequence ATGGAAAGTATTTCTGGGCCCCGGCCCATAGTTGATCCAATCACAGCACCGCGTGCAGCCACGCCGTCCGGCCTGGTTACGGCCGGCGCAAAGTCTGTTCCACCGGTTGAACGCACAAACGGATCACAAAACCAGACCACGCAGCAGCAAGACCCTGCCCTCTTGCGCAAGGCAGTTGAGACGCTTGAAAAGCGTTTGCCAGTCAATGTCAGTCTCGACATCACCTATGACGAGACCATCAAGCGCGAAGTCGTGCGTGGAACCAGCAATGTCACTGGCGAAACCGTCATGGAATTTCCCACGGAGCAGATGCAAAAGCTGATCCGTGGCCTGCGCGAAGAACTCGGCCTCACAGTGGATCAGCAAGTCTAG
- the flbT gene encoding flagellar biosynthesis repressor FlbT, giving the protein MALKIELKPGERFILGNAVITNDDQRTRLFVEGSAPILREKDIMRAEDADSPCKRLYLAVQLMYLSNDPSDQHSVYFKLTNDIIKAAPSTLEYIERMNNQILTGAFYKALKEAKKLIKYEQELMSNAQSGAGLREDS; this is encoded by the coding sequence ATGGCCCTCAAAATCGAGCTCAAGCCCGGCGAACGCTTCATTCTGGGCAACGCAGTCATTACCAATGACGACCAGCGGACCCGCCTGTTCGTTGAAGGCTCTGCACCCATTCTGCGCGAGAAGGACATCATGCGCGCTGAAGACGCAGACAGCCCCTGCAAACGGCTCTATTTGGCTGTTCAGCTTATGTATCTGAGCAACGACCCGTCAGATCAGCACAGCGTCTATTTCAAGCTCACCAATGACATCATCAAGGCAGCACCTAGCACCCTTGAGTACATTGAGCGCATGAACAATCAAATCTTAACCGGCGCATTCTATAAAGCTCTTAAGGAAGCAAAGAAGCTCATCAAGTATGAGCAGGAGCTCATGTCGAATGCACAATCCGGCGCAGGCCTACGGGAAGACAGCTAA
- the flgH gene encoding flagellar basal body L-ring protein FlgH: protein MTTTSKSVLRIAALSSLAMALTACNAADRLKNIGKAPDLTPIENPAHRAEAQTVSLPMPQAENISYQPNSLWRAGARGFFKDQRASALGDILTVTIEITDKAEIENTTERSRANSEDAGLDNLFGYAANLDRLFPDEVDNANLVGADSTSSSRGAGSVDREETVNLTVAAIVTQILPNGNMVIQGKQEVRVNFEVRELLVAGVIRPEDISNQNTINHTQIAEARISYGGRGQITDVQQPRYGQQVFDIIMPF from the coding sequence ATGACGACCACATCAAAATCAGTTCTGCGGATCGCAGCCCTCAGCAGCCTCGCAATGGCGCTCACCGCCTGCAACGCAGCAGACCGCCTCAAGAACATTGGCAAGGCGCCGGACCTGACGCCGATCGAGAACCCAGCCCATCGCGCGGAGGCGCAGACCGTATCTCTGCCCATGCCGCAGGCAGAAAACATTTCCTACCAGCCCAACTCACTTTGGCGCGCAGGGGCACGCGGCTTCTTCAAGGACCAGCGCGCCTCCGCCCTTGGCGACATCCTGACGGTCACAATCGAAATCACTGACAAAGCCGAGATCGAAAACACAACAGAACGCTCTCGCGCAAACTCTGAAGATGCAGGCCTCGACAATCTGTTCGGCTACGCGGCCAACCTGGACCGTTTGTTCCCCGACGAGGTGGACAACGCCAATCTGGTGGGCGCTGACTCAACGAGTTCCAGCCGGGGCGCAGGGTCAGTTGACCGCGAAGAAACTGTCAACCTGACTGTTGCCGCCATCGTCACCCAGATCCTGCCCAACGGAAACATGGTCATCCAGGGCAAGCAGGAAGTCCGCGTGAACTTTGAAGTCCGCGAACTGCTGGTCGCCGGCGTCATTCGCCCGGAAGACATTTCCAACCAGAACACCATCAACCACACCCAGATTGCTGAAGCCCGCATCTCTTACGGCGGCCGCGGTCAAATCACGGATGTGCAGCAGCCGCGCTACGGCCAGCAGGTGTTCGACATCATCATGCCGTTCTAG
- a CDS encoding tetratricopeptide repeat protein has translation MSASLPKTTAKVVAEEFNRAIDSHQKGKLDRAKRGYKRVLQTAPNHAEALHLLGVIDLQRDNFSQAADLIAKAVELAPDLAPAHYNLARALKSLNKLPEALESVRKAVHLSPTDPDCWLLCCNILIDLDLKKEAASALGTLLQLSPELDDVRRARANLLMDIEDTEGALKEYEFLASNARVPHEALRDMAILRVQQDDKLSALPLLEKALEIKPDDWQSRSLAAGLLIDLDRNRDALPLVRAMLDEKPDDIEAKLKMGIILSNMRRNKDALPILEYVHEMEPENSTALLKLAFTYQSLEMFDKAIEHYEKMKVLMPDEARSWSNLAGLYFETEDYDKALTEGMEALRINPNVEQTYLNIGVMLQKIGDYDRAIDLYQRALTVNPEYSTAGSNLSHLLLARGDIENGWDLYAHGFNAGLRRPMRHFSVDLWDNKDCSDDRVLVWKEQGVGDDIRFASCLPDVINRVEHVIIETDPRLVTLFQRSFPTTTVRDERPKLEHTFVGPPDYNKHIPAGQLPVHFRRTLDAFPAEDGYLVPDPKRIAYWRERVEACGEGIRIGLSWRSMHQSATRNLVYTQLDDWAELMKTPGITCINLQYDNADAEIEEFTEKTGLKLHVMDGLDLKDDLDEAAALTKACDLVVSAGTSVSDMAAAVGTPVIFYGDARHPMQLGTDRFPWYPSSRFVSREARQPISDIAKSITKDVQAFAKQWHNGEIS, from the coding sequence ATGTCCGCATCCCTTCCAAAGACAACGGCCAAGGTCGTCGCTGAAGAGTTCAATCGCGCCATCGACAGCCACCAAAAAGGCAAGCTGGACCGCGCAAAACGCGGCTACAAGCGCGTCCTTCAGACAGCACCCAATCATGCAGAAGCACTACACCTACTAGGGGTGATTGATCTTCAACGCGACAATTTCAGCCAAGCTGCCGACCTCATTGCAAAGGCCGTAGAGCTGGCACCTGATCTTGCGCCGGCGCACTACAATCTGGCCCGCGCGCTCAAATCACTGAACAAACTCCCCGAAGCATTGGAGTCCGTCAGAAAAGCAGTTCACCTATCACCAACAGATCCAGACTGCTGGCTTCTGTGCTGCAACATCCTGATAGACCTCGACTTGAAAAAAGAGGCCGCCTCAGCGCTGGGCACCTTGCTCCAGCTGTCACCGGAACTGGACGATGTGCGGCGGGCGCGCGCCAACCTTCTGATGGATATTGAGGATACCGAGGGCGCGCTAAAGGAGTATGAGTTTCTCGCCAGCAATGCCCGCGTCCCTCATGAGGCCCTGCGGGATATGGCAATCTTGCGCGTGCAGCAAGACGACAAGCTGAGCGCCCTCCCCCTGCTTGAAAAGGCTTTGGAGATCAAACCTGACGACTGGCAATCACGCAGTCTGGCGGCGGGTCTTCTAATTGACCTTGATCGCAACCGGGATGCGCTGCCCCTCGTTCGCGCCATGCTCGACGAGAAGCCGGATGACATTGAGGCAAAACTCAAGATGGGCATTATCCTGTCGAACATGCGGCGCAACAAAGATGCTCTGCCGATACTTGAGTACGTGCACGAGATGGAGCCCGAAAATTCCACCGCTCTGCTGAAACTCGCATTCACGTATCAGTCCCTCGAGATGTTCGACAAAGCCATCGAGCATTACGAGAAAATGAAAGTCCTGATGCCAGACGAAGCGCGAAGCTGGTCCAATCTCGCTGGCCTGTATTTCGAGACCGAGGACTATGACAAGGCGCTGACTGAGGGCATGGAAGCGCTCCGGATTAACCCAAATGTCGAGCAGACCTATCTCAACATCGGGGTCATGCTGCAAAAAATTGGTGACTATGACCGCGCGATCGACCTCTACCAGCGCGCTTTGACAGTCAATCCTGAATACTCAACGGCAGGCTCCAACCTCTCCCATCTTTTGCTGGCAAGAGGCGATATCGAGAATGGTTGGGATCTTTATGCCCATGGTTTCAATGCTGGTCTGCGTCGTCCGATGCGTCACTTCTCAGTGGACCTTTGGGACAACAAAGACTGTTCCGATGACCGAGTACTTGTTTGGAAAGAACAGGGCGTGGGCGATGACATACGCTTTGCCTCCTGCCTCCCGGATGTGATCAACCGCGTGGAACACGTGATTATCGAAACGGACCCACGTCTGGTAACGCTTTTCCAGCGGTCATTTCCCACGACAACAGTGCGGGACGAACGTCCAAAGCTGGAGCACACATTCGTTGGACCGCCCGACTACAACAAGCACATACCCGCTGGACAGCTGCCTGTTCATTTCCGCCGAACCCTGGATGCATTCCCGGCAGAAGACGGATACCTCGTCCCAGATCCCAAACGCATCGCCTACTGGCGCGAAAGGGTAGAAGCATGTGGCGAAGGTATCCGCATCGGACTTTCCTGGCGCAGCATGCACCAAAGCGCCACCCGTAACCTCGTCTACACCCAACTGGACGATTGGGCGGAGCTGATGAAAACGCCCGGCATTACGTGCATCAACCTCCAATACGACAATGCGGATGCTGAAATAGAAGAGTTCACAGAGAAAACAGGCCTCAAGCTACATGTCATGGATGGCCTGGACCTCAAGGACGACCTGGACGAAGCCGCTGCGCTGACAAAAGCATGTGACCTTGTCGTAAGTGCAGGTACCTCCGTGTCCGACATGGCCGCGGCTGTCGGCACGCCTGTCATCTTCTACGGTGATGCCCGGCACCCCATGCAGCTGGGCACAGACCGGTTCCCCTGGTACCCGTCTTCCAGATTTGTGAGCCGGGAAGCCCGGCAACCCATTTCAGACATCGCTAAAAGCATCACAAAGGATGTCCAAGCCTTCGCCAAGCAGTGGCACAACGGCGAAATAAGCTAG
- the dksA gene encoding RNA polymerase-binding protein DksA has protein sequence MNDRQKEYFRRKLIDWKEDILRETRETITNLQEDTSHHPDLTDRASSETERSLELRARDRQRKLVNKINAAIKRIEEGTYGYCEETGEPIGLKRLEARPIATLSIEAQEAHERREKVYRDE, from the coding sequence ATGAATGACCGGCAGAAGGAATACTTCCGCCGAAAGCTGATCGATTGGAAGGAAGATATCCTCCGCGAGACGCGAGAAACGATCACAAACCTTCAGGAAGATACGAGCCATCATCCAGACCTGACCGACCGAGCGTCGTCAGAGACGGAGCGGTCGCTTGAACTGCGGGCGCGTGACCGGCAGCGCAAGCTGGTGAACAAGATCAATGCCGCGATCAAGCGCATTGAAGAGGGCACCTACGGGTATTGCGAAGAGACCGGAGAGCCGATCGGGCTCAAGCGTCTGGAAGCACGTCCCATCGCGACGCTGTCCATCGAGGCGCAAGAAGCGCATGAGCGGCGCGAGAAAGTCTATCGCGACGAATAG
- the flgA gene encoding flagellar basal body P-ring formation chaperone FlgA — protein MSILRTFSLRAILATAVLATAGIAGHAEAAAPTEAVLRDKAIVSGDAVTLGDLFINAGNQASALVSRAPAPGERAAINAVHVTNAARAAGMLWPNNERYTHIIVNRDGTPVPADMVLDTLANTIATAQAANTPFDVSYTVTLDADPRTLFVAKGNAPEVIVKDMSFDARSGLFSARITTPTRGASIQRIAGRAKQTREIPVAATGIARGEVLREDMLTLVDMEVSRIAPGTALSMEELVGMTPRTALRVGQPVRAKDMRLPIAVNKDARVTITYEMPGMVLTATGRALENAPMGGIVRVINTRSHRTVHARVTGPGRVVIESGQPMQVAGRPIN, from the coding sequence ATGAGTATTCTTCGTACTTTCTCACTGCGCGCGATCCTCGCCACCGCCGTGCTGGCAACCGCCGGCATTGCAGGTCACGCGGAGGCCGCCGCCCCCACCGAAGCCGTGCTGCGCGACAAAGCCATTGTGTCAGGCGACGCAGTCACCCTCGGCGACCTGTTCATCAATGCCGGCAACCAGGCCTCAGCGCTTGTCTCCCGCGCACCGGCGCCAGGCGAGCGTGCCGCCATCAATGCGGTGCACGTCACCAATGCTGCCCGCGCTGCTGGCATGCTGTGGCCAAACAACGAGCGCTACACGCACATCATCGTCAATCGCGATGGCACGCCCGTGCCCGCTGACATGGTCCTTGATACGCTCGCCAACACCATTGCTACAGCACAGGCCGCCAACACACCGTTTGACGTGTCCTACACTGTGACCCTGGACGCAGACCCCCGCACGCTTTTCGTTGCCAAGGGCAACGCGCCTGAAGTGATCGTCAAGGACATGTCCTTTGATGCACGCTCTGGCCTCTTTTCAGCACGCATCACCACACCAACCCGTGGCGCATCCATTCAGCGGATCGCCGGTCGTGCAAAGCAGACCCGTGAAATCCCGGTTGCTGCAACCGGCATTGCCCGCGGCGAAGTCTTGCGTGAAGACATGCTGACCCTTGTCGACATGGAAGTAAGCCGCATCGCGCCAGGCACCGCATTGAGCATGGAAGAACTGGTGGGCATGACACCGCGCACAGCACTGCGTGTCGGCCAGCCGGTACGTGCCAAGGACATGCGCCTTCCCATTGCCGTCAACAAGGATGCGCGTGTCACCATCACCTATGAGATGCCCGGCATGGTGCTGACCGCCACAGGCCGCGCCCTTGAGAATGCGCCCATGGGTGGCATCGTCCGGGTCATCAACACCCGCTCTCACCGCACCGTCCATGCTCGCGTAACCGGCCCTGGTCGCGTGGTGATCGAAAGCGGCCAGCCCATGCAGGTCGCCGGACGCCCCATCAACTAA
- a CDS encoding flagellar assembly protein FliX, with protein MKVGGAGRAQGPATAGRAGKSRSAGGERFRVDGMGQAEAAHATGSVASVAPVDALIGLQEVDTATDGSRKAVVRAEAMLDILDDIKLSLLAGGVSKQKLDQLLKLVEQRRDSKTTFQDPRLAHVLDEIELRARVELAKYEQLFAQ; from the coding sequence ATGAAGGTTGGCGGCGCGGGACGTGCGCAAGGACCAGCTACCGCAGGCCGCGCCGGGAAATCCCGGTCAGCGGGCGGCGAACGATTCCGTGTGGACGGAATGGGGCAGGCGGAAGCTGCACATGCAACAGGTTCTGTGGCGTCAGTCGCGCCGGTTGATGCGCTGATTGGTCTTCAGGAAGTGGACACTGCCACCGACGGAAGCCGGAAGGCGGTGGTCCGTGCGGAAGCCATGCTGGATATTCTCGACGACATCAAACTATCCCTCCTGGCGGGTGGTGTTTCCAAACAGAAGCTGGATCAGCTGCTGAAGCTGGTGGAGCAGCGACGTGATTCGAAGACGACCTTTCAGGACCCGCGCCTGGCCCATGTGCTTGACGAAATTGAGCTGCGCGCAAGAGTTGAACTGGCCAAGTATGAACAGCTTTTTGCGCAGTAA